AGATGCACATTGTGTCGAATATTTTATGTTGGTGAGGGAGGAGCCATTGCCATGGCCACCAAGGATCAGGACGCCCACGCCAAGCCCGTCAATCTGCGTATCCGCGACGATATCCTCGTCCTGATCGATCGCGCCGCGAAGATCCGCGGGAAGACCCGCTCCGACTTCATGATCGACGCCGCTTACCGTGCGGCGGAAGATGCGCTGCTCGACCATACGTTCGTCAAGGTCG
The window above is part of the Mesorhizobium sp. WSM4904 genome. Proteins encoded here:
- a CDS encoding DUF1778 domain-containing protein, producing the protein MATKDQDAHAKPVNLRIRDDILVLIDRAAKIRGKTRSDFMIDAAYRAAEDALLDHTFVKVDADSYQHYLDTLDRPASGEGFARLMNAPKPWQD